The stretch of DNA AAACTGGCGAAAGCATGCAGAATACAACGGACTTTAACACATAAACGTGTTAATATATATGGTAAATTCGAAAGCGCGAAATTCAGGGGGCTGAGTAGAAAATGAAATATATTAGCACAAGAGGCAGAGTTGAACCGAAAGGTTTTATTGATACGGTCTTAATGGGTCTGGCCGATGACGGCGGACTGATGATTCCTGATGTTATTCCTACCGTATCTGCACAGACGCTCGAAGAATGGCGGTCTTTAAGCTTTCAGGAGCTGTTCCTGAAGATTTTTTCCTATTATACAAACGGTGAAATCCCGGACGGGGACCTGAAGGAATTGGTGGAACGGAGCTACGCTTCATTCCGCCATCCGGAAGTGACGCCGCTTAAAGAAATCAATGATTCGCTGTATGTGCTGGAGCTGTTCCACGGGCCGACCTTTGCGTTCAAGGACGTTGCGCTGCAGTTTATGGGCGAGCTGTACTCTTATATTTCCAGAGTGCGCGGCGAAATTATTCATATTCTCGGCGCAACCTCCGGCGATACCGGAGCGGCGGCCATCGCGGGCGTACGCGGCAAGGAAGGCATCAAGATCTGTATTCTGCATCCGCATAATAAAGTCAGCAAGGTGCAGGAGCTTCAAATGACGACGGTCAATGACGCGAACGTGCTCAACCTGTCGGTCAAGGGCAACTTCGACGACTGCCAGAAGATTATCAAGGAGCTGTTCGCCGATCTGGACTTCAAGAGCCGGTATCATTTGCGCGCGATCAACTCGATCAACTTTGTGCGGATTTTGGCGCAGACGGTCTACTATTTCTATGCTTACCTGCATCTGCCGGAGGCGGCGCAAGGCAAGACGGTCAACATCAGTGTGCCATCCGGCAACTTTGGGAATATTTTCTCCGGCTATCTCGCTAAGAAGATGGGTCTGCCAATCAGCAAGCTGATCATTGCCACGAACGAGAACAACATTCTGGAGCGGTTCGTCAAGACCGGAGAGTACAAGCCCGGCGATTTCAAAAGCACGTACAGCCCTTCGATGGACATCCAGGTGGCAAGCAACTTCGAACGCTATCTGTATTATCTGTCCGGTGAGGATTCCGCGAAGGTGTCAGATTACATGGCGAAGCTTCAGCGTGAAGGGGCCATTACGGTCGATCCGGTGCTGCTTGAGCAGGTGCAGTCCGAATTTGCCGCGCTTGGCGTGAAGAATGAGGAGTGTCTGAACATAATCGCCAAATACCAGCAGGAATCCGGCTATTTGCTGGACCCGCATACCGCCTGCGGTATTGCCGCTTATGAAGAATATAACGGGCCGGGCGAGATCGGCATCACGTATGCAACCGCGCACCCGGCCAAGTTCGACGAAGCGATTTCCCTGCTGAACATCAAACAGGAGTTTCCGGCGGAGATTGCTGGTCTGTCTGCGCTGCCGCAGCACATGACCGTGACCGAGCATGACAAGGCAGAGATCGCAAGCCAGCTTGAGACCTTCTATACGCTTTCCGCAGAAATCGGATAGGGATGGATGATGTGAAAACTTTTAAAGGGAGAGATAGCTGCATGACCACCATTCGATTTGGCGTAGTCGGAACCAACTGGATTACGGACCGGTTCTTGAAGTCGGGACTGGAAAATGAAGATTTTCTGCTGACGGCTGTGTATTCCCGCAGCGAGGAGAAAGGCATGGCGTTCGCCGCGAAGTACGCCGGAGCCTCCGTCTACACCGATCTGGAAGCTATGGCGGCAAGCGACGAGATCGACGCCGTCTATATTGCGAGCCCTAATTCGCTGCATGCCGAGCATGCGCTTATCTGCATTAGTCACGGCAAGCATGTGCTGTGCGAGAAACCCGCCGCGTCCAACGCGGCTGAGCTGAGACGTGTAATCGAGGCTGCGCGGCGCAACAATGTGCTGTTTATGGAAGCGATGAAATCGACATTGGTTCCGAACTTCGGGATTATCAAAGAGAATCTGTATAAAATCGGCCGGATCCGGCGCTATTTCGCCAGCTACTGCCAGTATTCCTCGCGTTATGACGCTTTCCTTCAGGGAACGGTGCTGAATGCCTTCAATCCGGCATTTTCCAATGGCGCTCTGATGGATCTCGGCATTTATTGTCTTTATCCCATGGTCGTGCTGTTCGGCAAGCCGGATACGGTGAAGGCGACCGGCGTTATGCTGTCCTCTGGCGTTGACGGCGAGGGCAGCATCGTCATGCGTTACGATGATATGGATGCTGCCGTGATGTATTCCAAGATTACCGAATCCTATCTGCCGGTGGAAATCCAGGGCGAGAACGGCACGATGGTGATCGATAAAATCAGCCAGCCGTATGAGGTCAAGATTCGTTACAGAGACGGAATTGTTGAAGAGCTGACTGTGCCGCAGACCTACGAGTCGATGTTCTACGAAGCTCAGGAATTTATCCGCTTGCTTAAGGCGGGGGAACGCGAGAGCTCCGTCAATTCGCATGCCTGCTCGCTGGCGGCGGCGGAAATTATGGAGGAAGCGCGGCGGCAGATCGGACTGAGATACGCCGCGGATCAATGGTAGGAGAAACGGAGAGCGGAGCTTGAAGACATTTAAAAAGGTATACATCGAGATTACAAGCGTCTGCAATCTGGCCTGCAGCTTTTGCCCGCAAACGGAGCGGCAGGCCAAGTTTATGAATACTGAAACGTTCAGCGTCATTCTGGATGAGATCAAGCCGCATACCTCGCATATTTATCTGCATGTCAAAGGCGAGCCGCTGCTGCATCCGAGAATCCATGAACTGCTGGATGCCGCGCATGACAAAGGCTTCAAGGTTAACATTACGACCAACGGCACGCTGATCCGCAAAGCAGGGCACAAGCTGCTGGGGAAGCCGGCGCTGCGGCAGATGAACTTCTCGCTGCACAGCTTCGACGGACATGAGGGCTCCGAGGACCGCGCAGGGTATCTTTCACAGATTATCGGATTCGCCAAGGAAGCTGCGGCGCAGGGGGTCTTTATCTCCTTCCGGCTCTGGAATCTCACACCGGACAATCTGACGAATCTGCAAAGAAACCGGAATCGGGAGACGCTGTCCGTACTGGAATCGGCATTCGAGCTGGATTACCAGATCGAGGAAAAGATCGTTCCCGGAAGCAGCGTGAAGATCGCCGAGCGGATCTTTCTGAATCAGGACCATGAGTTTGAGTGGCCCAGTCTTAGCGCGCCCGAAGACGATGGTAAAGGGTTCTGCCATGCCCTTCGCAGCCAGGCCGCCGTACTGGTCGACGGGACGGTGGTGCCCTGCTGTCTGGATGGAGAGGGCGTCATTAATCTCGGCAACATTAACCAGACGCCGTTCTCCGAGATCGTGGAGGGAGAACGGGCGAACAATCTGTTCTACGGCTTCTCCCGCAGGGAAGCGGTGGAGGAGCTGTGCCGCAGATGCGGCTACAGGCAGCGGTTCGGTTCGAGCGAACCGGAAAGGGCTGCCGTTGTAAATCGCAATGAGAACTGAACGGTAGTATAGGGAACGGATGGTCTATTAGGGGCTGTCCCATAAGTGGATAATCTGAAAATGCAAAGAGGAGTTAAGAAGCCGGCAGGTCTTTCGGTTTTGAAAGACTTGCTGGCTTCTGTTATTCTTATTCGTCAACGTTTTCACAGAGTAAGAAAGTGAATTCGGGAGACTCGAAAAAGATTTTTGAGGCGGCCCGGGTGTTGATATGTATTGCTGCGAGCGTGGGTGCGGCCTCCTTGTCGCTTCAAACTCAAGTGATGAGGTTAGGTTGGTTGTGACTTAAGTTCAGCGTCTTGCAAAAAAGCTAAGATGCAGCTTTTTTTACCCAAAACGCTTATTCACAAGGAAATCCTGCTATCATACAGGAATTTGAGGCTGTGCTGACTGAATTTGAGGCTGAGCGGAGAAAAACCTGTATTTTCGTAGGCATGTTATACAATAGGTGTTCTCAGGCAACCAAAAGCTGCACAATCTCAGTTTTTTGCATACTTTGCTTTATCATGCCCCCAGGGGCTGGAAATACATTACTCCTGTTAACGTTTACGAAGTTCAATTCCCCCTCAAAAAAACGTCCCGGCAGCCATTTCCATGGCATAGGGTACACCCTCTTTTTACGCGATCAATGGATGGGTAGTCAGTTGGGTGCAGTTAACCGCTCTGCTTCCCCTGAGGCATGATAGGCATCCAATATCGATGCAAGCAGTCCGGGAAAACGGGTCTCTAGATCCTCCGTACGGATACTGGAGAAGCGCTGCGTGCCTTGCACACGGACGCGAAGTATGCCCGCCTCCCTCAGTGTCCGGTAATGATGGGAAAGGGTGGATTTGACGACGGGGACAGCGATATCTCCGCATCTCCGCTCTCCTGATTTATGGATAACATCAACCAGATATAATCGGATCGGGTCGCTTAGGGCGTAAAGCACAGAGGACAATTGAATATCCTGGCAGTCCGGATGATGGAGCATTTTCACATCAAAAAGCCTCCTCAAAGAGCATCTGCCCGACTGATCGGCACGACCTTCACTTTGGATTTCTTGAACGTAACGAAGGAATATATAATCAGAGCCAGCCAAATGAGTGAAAAGCTGATCAAATTCCCTTCCGAGAACGGTTCGTTAAATAAGAAAATGGCAAGCAGCAAGCTCGTAGTCGGCGCGATATATTGGAAAAACCCGACGAATGAAAGCGGAAGCAGCTGCATGGATTTGGCGAACCAGAATAAAGGCATCGCTGTCGCTGCGCCTGAGAGCAGGAGAAGAATGATCGAGAAAGGCGGTAAAGAAGTGAAGGTTCCCGTTCCCTGCGATTGGATATAGAACAGATAGCCAAGAGCGACGGGAAGCGCAACAATCGTTTCTCCCGCCAGACCAAGCAGAACATCCAGCTTCGCTATCTTTTTGGCAAGGCCGTACAAGGCAAAAGAAACCGCCAAAGATATAGCCACCCACGGAATATGCCCGTATTGCACAGCCATAATCAGAACGCCGAGGCCCGCCAGAAAGAGAGACAGCCATTGTCCCGGCGACAGCCGTTCTCTCAGGAAAACGACGGCGAACAATACGCTGATCAGGGGGTTCATATAGTACCCCAGGCTTGTTTCGATCACATGATTGTTGTTAACCGCCCAAATAAAGAGAAACCAGTTCAGGCTGATAAAAATGGAGCAGAGAACAATGGCTGCCGCGCTTCTTCGGTTTGAACCCACACTCTTTAGCCGCCTCCACTGCCTGGACACCGTAACAAGAACCGCTACGAATACAAAGGACCAGGTAATCCGCTGCGCCAGAATTTCCCACGCGGGCATTGCTGTAAACAGGCGCCAATATAACGGCAAAAACCCCCATGTCAAATAGGCCAAGACGGCGTAAATGATTCCCTTCTTCATCAATTGATCCCCCAGTAAATAAATCGAGAATATGATTCTAAAGTTCGATTGCAATCGAAATTCCGAATAATGGAAATTTAACATACAATCAGATGAAATGCAATTATGAATTTGAAAATGACATTAACAGGAAGGATAAGCGCAAAAAGCCTTTGGGGTGCGGGCATGAAACCATCATGCTCCGCTCCCCGAAAGGCTTTTTAAATCTTTTATGTCTGCGGGCAACTTGCGCCGTTTCAGGCTGCCCGAGAAAGTCTCGGGCAGCCGCCGGAGTCTCAATGCACCGGAGCCGGTTCGCTACTGATCATCAGCACATCGTCCAGCCAGGAGAACACGCGGTGGTTGAACAGCTGCAGCGCGCCGAAATGACAGTGTTCTTCTGCTCCGTCCTCCTTGGTGAGCTTCAGATAGGTCTTAGGGCAGGTCAGCGCATTATACAATCTCTCGGGCTGTCCGGCAAAGAAGTGATCCTCCTCCGCTTCGCAGACCAGCGTTGGGCAGATAACCAGGTCAGCGATTCCATCCATGGTGCAGGGCTCCGTCTTCTCGACCAGCTCGCTGAGAGAGTTGGCCTGAAAGGTGAACATGCCGTTATCAACCGCCCACCGCACGCCGCTGTGGTGCTGCATAACCTTGGCTACGGTCTCTTCATACTCCTCGATGGTAGAGTCTGTTCTACCCTGCATGAATTTCTGGCCCATTTCCCGGAAGCGGAAGGTATGCACGCCGTCGTTGGCGATGCAGGCGGCAAGGCGGTGCTCGAAGGCTGCCGCCCGGGGCGCGAGATAGCCCCCGAAGCTGATGCCCATCAGCGCGATGCGGTTCGGATCAACTTCGGGACGGCTTATTACATAATCGACGACAGGCGTAATCACCTTCTCCCAATCGTGGCGGAAAGGAATCCGCTCCTCGCGGATGACGGAGCCCTGGCCGGGACCCTCAAACGTAAGGCAGTGATAGCCCCGCTGGAGAGCGGCCGCCGCTCCGCCGAAATACAGCTCTTCGCCCGTGGAATCGTAGCCGCCGTGAATAATCAGGATCGGACGGGGCTCCGTCACGTTCGGAGCCGTATAGAAGTAACCGGAGAGCGTGGTTCCTTCATACGGAATGCTTACCTGCTCCACCTTGGTGTCCATCAGCTTCGCCGCTTGTCTGAAGGTGTCGCGGCTCAGCTTCCAGGTGGAGAGCAGGCGCGGATCTTCTGCGTTGCCGTGAAGGTAGAACTCCGATGTGCGGTAGTAGTTGGAAGCGCGGAGATACGCCTCGCGGGCGCCAATCCGCTTGCCGGCTGCCCGCGCCTCGTCGCCCAATGCATGGACGCGTTCGGCGGTCCGGAACCACTCTCTATGCCAGCTCTCGAAATCGCCTTCGGCAATGCGGGAGGCGGTCAGCAGGCATTCGCCGATATCCGCTCCTCCGTATGGCGCATAGCTGACCGTCCTCAGCAGTTCAAAAGAAAAATTCTCGTCATTAAACACAAGCTTCATAAATTTTTCGCTCCTTTATGAATAATGGATTTGTGCGCGCCTAAATAATAGGTTAATATTAACCTATGACATAATGATCTATATGTCAATAATAACTTATGTTAAATTTAACTTAAAGTTGGAGTGAGAAGAATGAGTTCGATTAAACATGCTTTGCTGAGCTTGCTGGCAAGAGAACCGCTGAGCGGATATGATATGAAGCAGCACATGAACGGCCGGGTCAGCTTTTTTTACAAAATCAATAACAACCAGTTGTATCCCACCCTTGCCAAGCTTGAAGCGGAAGGGCTGGTCCGGCTGGAAGCACATGAGCGCGAATCGTACCGTCCCGCGCGGAAGGTGTACAGCATTACGGACCAAGGACTGGATGTCCTCAAGGCGTGGGTGATGGACGCGGAGGAGCCAAGGTCGGTGGATGATTTCATGCTGAAGCAGTACAACTCCTGGCTGGTGGAGCCGGAAGCAATGATCGGAATTTTGCGGGAGAAGCGCAAGGAGCACGAGGAACGGCTGGAGATTTACCGTGGCAAAATCACAGGCTTCCGCGAGCAGCAGGCTGTTTATCCCGGCAGCCACCCGCTGTTCTCCTCGATTGCGGTGATTGAGATGGGAATCCGGAATGAAGTGAGCTCTATCGAGTGGTGCGATAAAGTAATCGAAGCGCTGGGCAGGGATAAGATTTAAGAAGGGGGAGAATTGGAGCTAGACATTACGGGGAAACATTGATAAAATCTATGGATAATAAGGATATATTCAATTTGTTTTTATAAAACACGCTTACTACAATAAAGAGAGAAGATATTTCAATGTGAAAATATTCTCGGGTATGAATTCTGCAACATGACTCATTCATTTTCTCCTTAAACAATTGGTGCGGCACAGCTTGTGAAAAAGAACACAAGGGGCTCTGTCAAAAGCCACAGGGGATTGCAATCTGAATGACAGCAGGGCGGTGCACAACCGGACGCAATGGGGGAAGAGTATGAAGAACAAGTATTTGTCAGCATCTTTGGGATTGTACATTAACTATTTCGTTCACGGCATGGCATTGATCATTATTGCTCAAAATATCGATTTTTTATCGAGTCAATGGAATACGGATAATGCTGGTGCCGCTGCGGTTGTTTCTTCTTTAGGCATCGGTAAGCTGGTAGCCGTCTTTTTTTCAGGCAAGCTTTCCGACCGGTTTGGACGGAAGCCTTCAGTAGTGCTGGGAATCTTTTTTTATGTGTTATTCTTTGTCGGTATTCTGCTCAGCCCGAATGCTGTGATTGCTTATATGTTCGGCATATCCGCCGGGGTGGCAAATTCCTTCCTGGATACAGGGACGTATCCGGCATTGATGGAGGCCTTTCCCAAGAAGTCCGCTCCCGCGAATATCATCATAAAAGCCTTTATCCAAGGCGGGCAGTTTATGCTGCCTTATCTTATCGGGTTTCTGATACTACGGGACTTGTGGTTTGGATGGAGCTTTATTTTTCTAATTGCGGTTATCTGCGTCAATCTTGTATTTATCCTTACACGCACCTTCCCGCCTATGGCTGACGTTTCTCACGAAAGTGAAGAAGCGGGGCCGCAAAAGGTAAGAACCTTTCATTTCAGTATGAATGAAATTTGCCTGATCATGTTCGGATTCGTTGCGCAAACCTTACTCTACATCCTGGGACAATGGATTGCCAAGTACGGCTCGGAGGTTGTGCATATGAGCGAAGGCTCATCGCGGCTTCTGGTTAGCTACGGAAGTCTTGGCGCGATCTGTTGTGTGTTAGTGACCTTTGCGCTGGGAAACCGGGGCATTAAATCGATCTATTTTATGATGCTTTATACAGTTATGTCAGCGGTCGTTTCGCTGGTAATTTGGGCGTTCCCGGTGCCGGTGGTCTGCACTGTAGGGGCTGTGCTGCTGGGTTATTTCTCTAGCGGCGGACTGATTCAGCTCGGACTTACGCTGCTGGCCGAGAAATCTTCGCGAGGGAAAGGGCTGGTAACGAGCTTGTACACGATCGCGGAGGGAATCGCTATTTTTACCATTCCCCTTGTAGCGTCTGCCATCTCCAGAGTCAATATCGGGGGGATCTTCCTGCTGAACGGGGCGGTCGCTTTGTTCGGATTTACGCTGACTCTGATTATTTTTATCCGGGATAAGCGGCCAGTAAATGAAGCAAGCGTTCAAGTAGAACAAGTCCAGTGCTAGAGAGGCACGCCCCAGAGATTAATAGGAAAAATAATAGACACAGGCTTAGGGCCTGTGTCTATTTCGTAATGGAGCGGTGAACATGTCGAAAGCAGGGCCTCCCTGTTAACCTTCGAGACCAAACAGCATGCGTAGTCCGCCTTGATTCCGGTTGGAACTATCCAATCTGAATCGGGAGGGGATCTCTGCATGAGGAGTGGTCGAACCGCTTGCCGCCGGATATTTGCATCACCGGATCGGCTCTTCCAAGAGAGCAACCATGCATTCGTTCCAGTCCCTGGGCCAGAATGCCGCGCTTATTGCGACAGGAATGGGTTTCGGCTATTTTTCATCGAAGTGGGATGTGTTTGGCGGCTACGGTTTTGTCGGATTCATGTATCTGGCATTTGCGGCGCCTTTTTATGATAACAAGTATGACAAAATCAGCCCTTCCTAATGATTCTGGGCGGCCCAAGCTGCCCTGACATTAGGAGGCGGCTTTTTTGCGCTGCAGGCTAAGAATTATCTGCTTTTTTAAATAGCTGAATTGGTTGGCAGTAAAGGGAAACGGGTAAAAGAATTTAGGGTTTCACCGGGAGACTCATGGATGAATAAGTAGATCTGTATTAGCTTTTGGACGCAGCAGGATAGGGTAGCCCGGAAAGAAGTGGAGGAGTGCTTGATTATGATGGGAGAGAGACCTGAGCCGGTACCGATAAATCCGATCACTGAGATTGCTAAGGTAGGACATATTTTATACACGTACGATGACTGCGAGAGCTATATCGACAATGCTGTGTCCTATGTCACGACCGGTATTCATCAAGGATACCAGATCTTGTTCATTGACAATGAGGTTACGTACCGCAGACTGCTTGACAGGCTTGAGGAAGTACTGTCCGCCGAGCAGTTGGAGGATGTCCATTATGTCGATAATTTTGAATTTTACCGTATATACGGCGATTTCCATTGCGATAGCATTATCAATCATTTTGAGAGAATCCTGATGCCTTTCCTGGACCGGCAGATCCTGGTCAGAACCTGGGCTCATGTCCAGTGGAATGAGAGAGAGCGGAACAACATTCACATTACGCTTGAAGAATTCGAAAGAAAGGCGGACGGTTCCGTGATCGGCAACGGTCTTATGTCCGTCTGTGCCTATAACGCACGGGAAATCTCCGCATCGCTGCAGAATGTTCTGCTTCAGACGCATGAATATTTGATGACAGACAGGGAATTCATCGCTTCCCCCCTGTATAAGAGTCCTCAAGCGTTTGAAGGGACTTTTCCTTCGCTCTCGGTCCAGAGCCAGCTTCTTAACGAGCAGAAGCAGCTTCTGATCGAGAAGGAAGCGGCTGAACAAATGACTAAGATCAAGAATGAATTTATTGCCATGATGAATCATGAGATACGGACACCGATGAATGGCGTGCTTGGCATGACGGAACTGCTGTCCGAAACGAATCTGGATCACGAGCAGGCGGAGTATTTGGATGCGATCCGCAAAAGCGGAGAATCCCTGCTCCGAATCGTTAACGACATTCTGGATTTCTCCAAGATTGAATCGGGCCGCGCCTATGCCGTGAACGAGCCTTTTCGGATTAGGGACTGCATTGAGGAAGTGCTGGATGTACTGCTGCTGAAGATTTTGGCGAAAAACTTGGACATCAAAGTATCCGTCGACCCCGACATCCCGGAAAGGATTACAGGCGACTACAATCGTCTGAGACAGGTGCTCTTGAATCTGATTGAGAATGCTGTGAAATTTACCGAAGAGGGGGGCATTCATATTTCGGTCAATAGCCTGGCCCGGAGCGGCAGCAGGATTCAGCTTCAGGTCACAATCACGGATACCGGAATCGGAATACCGGAGGAGGCGCTTAAAAATCTTTTTCAGCCGTTCTAT from Paenibacillus sophorae encodes:
- a CDS encoding ATP-binding protein gives rise to the protein MMGERPEPVPINPITEIAKVGHILYTYDDCESYIDNAVSYVTTGIHQGYQILFIDNEVTYRRLLDRLEEVLSAEQLEDVHYVDNFEFYRIYGDFHCDSIINHFERILMPFLDRQILVRTWAHVQWNERERNNIHITLEEFERKADGSVIGNGLMSVCAYNAREISASLQNVLLQTHEYLMTDREFIASPLYKSPQAFEGTFPSLSVQSQLLNEQKQLLIEKEAAEQMTKIKNEFIAMMNHEIRTPMNGVLGMTELLSETNLDHEQAEYLDAIRKSGESLLRIVNDILDFSKIESGRAYAVNEPFRIRDCIEEVLDVLLLKILAKNLDIKVSVDPDIPERITGDYNRLRQVLLNLIENAVKFTEEGGIHISVNSLARSGSRIQLQVTITDTGIGIPEEALKNLFQPFYQVDNGLTRKVEGTGLGLAISKKLVELMGGEIMVRVPEEPGTAFLFTAEFGVIPTESRTAAAEEGPGKFPYSMRVLVAEDNEINQLILKKRLEKLGHTVTIAANGREAVQSAVSIPYDIILMDVRMPVMDGLEAAQVIRNTLAQGQVPYMVALTANSLRDDRGKCLDNGMDEYLTKPVDNEALAAVLEKAAARKADSGKALNMPDNR
- the rarD gene encoding EamA family transporter RarD — translated: MKKGIIYAVLAYLTWGFLPLYWRLFTAMPAWEILAQRITWSFVFVAVLVTVSRQWRRLKSVGSNRRSAAAIVLCSIFISLNWFLFIWAVNNNHVIETSLGYYMNPLISVLFAVVFLRERLSPGQWLSLFLAGLGVLIMAVQYGHIPWVAISLAVSFALYGLAKKIAKLDVLLGLAGETIVALPVALGYLFYIQSQGTGTFTSLPPFSIILLLLSGAATAMPLFWFAKSMQLLPLSFVGFFQYIAPTTSLLLAIFLFNEPFSEGNLISFSLIWLALIIYSFVTFKKSKVKVVPISRADAL
- a CDS encoding ArsR/SmtB family transcription factor — translated: MKMLHHPDCQDIQLSSVLYALSDPIRLYLVDVIHKSGERRCGDIAVPVVKSTLSHHYRTLREAGILRVRVQGTQRFSSIRTEDLETRFPGLLASILDAYHASGEAERLTAPN
- a CDS encoding MFS transporter — protein: MNDSRAVHNRTQWGKSMKNKYLSASLGLYINYFVHGMALIIIAQNIDFLSSQWNTDNAGAAAVVSSLGIGKLVAVFFSGKLSDRFGRKPSVVLGIFFYVLFFVGILLSPNAVIAYMFGISAGVANSFLDTGTYPALMEAFPKKSAPANIIIKAFIQGGQFMLPYLIGFLILRDLWFGWSFIFLIAVICVNLVFILTRTFPPMADVSHESEEAGPQKVRTFHFSMNEICLIMFGFVAQTLLYILGQWIAKYGSEVVHMSEGSSRLLVSYGSLGAICCVLVTFALGNRGIKSIYFMMLYTVMSAVVSLVIWAFPVPVVCTVGAVLLGYFSSGGLIQLGLTLLAEKSSRGKGLVTSLYTIAEGIAIFTIPLVASAISRVNIGGIFLLNGAVALFGFTLTLIIFIRDKRPVNEASVQVEQVQC
- a CDS encoding PadR family transcriptional regulator, which produces MSSIKHALLSLLAREPLSGYDMKQHMNGRVSFFYKINNNQLYPTLAKLEAEGLVRLEAHERESYRPARKVYSITDQGLDVLKAWVMDAEEPRSVDDFMLKQYNSWLVEPEAMIGILREKRKEHEERLEIYRGKITGFREQQAVYPGSHPLFSSIAVIEMGIRNEVSSIEWCDKVIEALGRDKI
- a CDS encoding Gfo/Idh/MocA family protein; its protein translation is MRFGVVGTNWITDRFLKSGLENEDFLLTAVYSRSEEKGMAFAAKYAGASVYTDLEAMAASDEIDAVYIASPNSLHAEHALICISHGKHVLCEKPAASNAAELRRVIEAARRNNVLFMEAMKSTLVPNFGIIKENLYKIGRIRRYFASYCQYSSRYDAFLQGTVLNAFNPAFSNGALMDLGIYCLYPMVVLFGKPDTVKATGVMLSSGVDGEGSIVMRYDDMDAAVMYSKITESYLPVEIQGENGTMVIDKISQPYEVKIRYRDGIVEELTVPQTYESMFYEAQEFIRLLKAGERESSVNSHACSLAAAEIMEEARRQIGLRYAADQW
- the thrC gene encoding threonine synthase, whose translation is MKYISTRGRVEPKGFIDTVLMGLADDGGLMIPDVIPTVSAQTLEEWRSLSFQELFLKIFSYYTNGEIPDGDLKELVERSYASFRHPEVTPLKEINDSLYVLELFHGPTFAFKDVALQFMGELYSYISRVRGEIIHILGATSGDTGAAAIAGVRGKEGIKICILHPHNKVSKVQELQMTTVNDANVLNLSVKGNFDDCQKIIKELFADLDFKSRYHLRAINSINFVRILAQTVYYFYAYLHLPEAAQGKTVNISVPSGNFGNIFSGYLAKKMGLPISKLIIATNENNILERFVKTGEYKPGDFKSTYSPSMDIQVASNFERYLYYLSGEDSAKVSDYMAKLQREGAITVDPVLLEQVQSEFAALGVKNEECLNIIAKYQQESGYLLDPHTACGIAAYEEYNGPGEIGITYATAHPAKFDEAISLLNIKQEFPAEIAGLSALPQHMTVTEHDKAEIASQLETFYTLSAEIG
- a CDS encoding alpha/beta hydrolase family protein gives rise to the protein MKLVFNDENFSFELLRTVSYAPYGGADIGECLLTASRIAEGDFESWHREWFRTAERVHALGDEARAAGKRIGAREAYLRASNYYRTSEFYLHGNAEDPRLLSTWKLSRDTFRQAAKLMDTKVEQVSIPYEGTTLSGYFYTAPNVTEPRPILIIHGGYDSTGEELYFGGAAAALQRGYHCLTFEGPGQGSVIREERIPFRHDWEKVITPVVDYVISRPEVDPNRIALMGISFGGYLAPRAAAFEHRLAACIANDGVHTFRFREMGQKFMQGRTDSTIEEYEETVAKVMQHHSGVRWAVDNGMFTFQANSLSELVEKTEPCTMDGIADLVICPTLVCEAEEDHFFAGQPERLYNALTCPKTYLKLTKEDGAEEHCHFGALQLFNHRVFSWLDDVLMISSEPAPVH
- a CDS encoding radical SAM/SPASM domain-containing protein, which codes for MKTFKKVYIEITSVCNLACSFCPQTERQAKFMNTETFSVILDEIKPHTSHIYLHVKGEPLLHPRIHELLDAAHDKGFKVNITTNGTLIRKAGHKLLGKPALRQMNFSLHSFDGHEGSEDRAGYLSQIIGFAKEAAAQGVFISFRLWNLTPDNLTNLQRNRNRETLSVLESAFELDYQIEEKIVPGSSVKIAERIFLNQDHEFEWPSLSAPEDDGKGFCHALRSQAAVLVDGTVVPCCLDGEGVINLGNINQTPFSEIVEGERANNLFYGFSRREAVEELCRRCGYRQRFGSSEPERAAVVNRNEN